The proteins below come from a single Vidua chalybeata isolate OUT-0048 chromosome 1, bVidCha1 merged haplotype, whole genome shotgun sequence genomic window:
- the SPAG6 gene encoding sperm-associated antigen 6 yields the protein MSQRQVLQVFEQYQRARSQFAQAVADLAARPQSIDTLRSAGVVCLLRPLLLDVVPSIRQTAAIALGRLADYDVELAEAVVKAGILPQLICSLPEENRYYKKAAAFVLRAIAKHSPQLAQAIVQCGALEMLVICLEDFDPGVKEGTSWAFGYIARHNPELSQAVVDAGAVPLLVLCIQEPEIALKRIAASTLSDISKHSPELAQTVVDAGAIAHLAQMIPNPDAKLKRQVLSALSQIAKHSVELAELVVEAEIFPVVLTCLKDSDEYVKKNGATLIREIAKHTPELSQFIVNSGGIAAVVDCIGSCRGTVRLPGIMTLGYVAAHSENLSMAVIVSKGIPPLCVCLIEEHEDHIKAAAAWALGQIGRHTAEHARHVAVANVLPALLDIFVDTCSSEDLKAKTKKALKNILQKCTYLPALEPLLHEAPPSIMKLIIGQFSKVLPHDSKARRLFVTTGGLKKIQEIKAEPGSLLQEYIDTINNCYPEEIVRYYSPGYSEILLERVENYQPVL from the exons atGAGCCAGCGGCAGGTCCTGCAAG TGTTCGAGCAGTACCAGCGCGCCCGGTCGCAGTTCGCGCAGGCGGTGGCCGACCTCGCCGCCCGCCCGCAGAGCATCGACACTCTCCGAAGCGCAG GTGTAGTATGTTTGCTGAGACCTCTTCTGCTGGATGTCGTCCCGAGTATTCGACAGACTGCTGCCATTGCTCTTGGGAGACTTGCTGATTATGACgtggagctggcagaggcagtTGTGAAGGCAGGCATTCTTCCACAGCTCATATGTTCATTGCCTGAGGAGAAT CGTTACTACAAGAAAGCAGCTGCATTTGTGCTAAGAGCAATTGCTAAACATTCTCCACAACTAGCTCAGGCAATAGTTCAGTGTGGAGCACTGGAAATGCTGGTGATTTGCTTGGAAGATTTTGACCCTGGAGTCAAAGAAGGTACATCTTGGGCATTTGGGTATATTGCCCGACACAATCCAG AACTGTCACAAGCTGTGGTGGATGCAGGCGCTGTTCCTCTTTTAGTGCTCTGTATCCAGGAGCcagaaattgctttaaaaaggaTTGCTGCCTCAACTCTCAGTGATATTTCAAAGCATTCTCCAGAGTTAGCACAGACAGTAGTGGATGCAGGAGCTATCGCTCACTTAGCTCAGATGATCCCGAACCCTGATGCTAAACTGAAg CGTCAGGTGCTGTCAGCTCTAAGCCAAATAGCAAAGCATTCAGTGGAACTTGCAGAGTTGGTGGTTGAAGCAGAAATTTTCCCAGTTGTGCTCACATGCCTGAAGGACTCAGATGAATATGTCAAGAAAAATGGTGCAACTTTAATTAGAGAGATAGCAAAGCATACGCCTGAG CTTTCACAGTTTATAGTAAATTCAGGCGGAATTGCTGCTGTGGTTGATTGTAttggcagctgcagagggactgtCAGACTGCCTGGCATCATGACACTTGGTTATGTGGCGGCTCATTCGGAGAACCTGTCAATGGCAGTGATTGTCTCCAAG GGAATACCACCACTGTGTGTCTGCTTGATAGAAGAACATGAAGATCATATtaaggcagcagctgcttgggcaTTGGGACAGATTGGAAGACACACTGCTGAGCATGCACGTCATGTTGCAGTAGCAAACGTGCTGCCCGCACTGCTCGATATCTTTGTGGACACATGCAGCTCAGAAGATCTTAAAGCTAAA ACTAAGAAAGCCTTAAAGAACATTCTTCAGAAATGCACGTATCTTCCAGCACTTGAACCACTGCTTCATGAGGCCCCTCCCAGTATTATGAAGCTTATTATTGGGCAGTTTAGTAAG GTGTTACCACATGATAGTAAAGCACGTCGTCTCTTTGTAACAACTGGTGGACTTAAAAAGattcaagaaataaaagcagaaccTGGATCACTTCTTCAGGAATATATCGACACTATTAACAATTGCTATCCAGAGGAAATAGTAAG GTATTATTCCCCTGGATATTCTGAGATACTCCTGGAAAGGGTGGAAAATTACCAACCAGTTTTATAA